Proteins encoded together in one Deinococcus hopiensis KR-140 window:
- a CDS encoding NAD(P)-dependent oxidoreductase, which translates to MTRTLAFLGLGAMGRPMAGHLARRTNELGGRTLVWNRTASKAEVHAREFGSQAVLLAEVAGADVIFSCLPTSAEVDGVLAELGEHLRPGTVWVDCTSGHPQAAGRQAAELAARGVSFLDAPVSGGTAGAEAGRLTVMVGGPAEALEGVRPDLAFAGKVVRVGGSGAGFAVKAINNALLAVNLWAAGEGLAALGLGGVDLGAALEVINASSGRSNATENLIGQRVLTREFPATFALGLLAKDAGIAADVVRDARGSAPVLMAVEALYRAAAHLIGPDEDHTAALQLVERMNAVELR; encoded by the coding sequence ATGACGAGGACACTGGCTTTTCTGGGACTGGGCGCGATGGGGCGGCCGATGGCCGGGCACCTGGCCCGCAGGACAAACGAACTGGGCGGGCGCACATTGGTGTGGAACCGCACGGCGAGCAAGGCTGAAGTTCATGCGCGCGAATTCGGAAGTCAGGCCGTCTTGCTGGCTGAAGTGGCCGGGGCGGACGTGATTTTTTCCTGCCTGCCCACGAGCGCCGAGGTGGACGGGGTGCTGGCGGAGCTGGGCGAGCATCTTCGCCCCGGCACCGTCTGGGTGGACTGCACGAGCGGGCACCCGCAGGCGGCGGGGCGGCAGGCGGCGGAGCTGGCGGCAAGGGGCGTGAGCTTTCTCGACGCGCCGGTCAGCGGCGGCACAGCCGGAGCCGAGGCGGGCCGGTTGACCGTGATGGTGGGTGGTCCCGCGGAGGCGCTGGAGGGCGTGCGCCCAGACCTGGCCTTCGCGGGCAAGGTGGTCCGCGTGGGCGGCAGTGGCGCGGGGTTCGCGGTCAAGGCGATCAACAACGCGCTGCTGGCCGTGAACCTGTGGGCGGCGGGCGAGGGCCTCGCGGCGCTGGGCCTGGGCGGCGTGGACCTGGGGGCGGCGCTGGAAGTCATCAACGCGAGCAGCGGGCGCTCGAACGCGACGGAGAACCTGATCGGGCAGCGGGTACTGACGCGCGAGTTTCCCGCGACGTTTGCCCTCGGCCTGCTCGCCAAAGACGCAGGCATCGCCGCCGACGTGGTGCGCGACGCCCGGGGCAGCGCGCCCGTGCTGATGGCGGTGGAGGCGCTGTACCGCGCGGCGGCCCACCTGATCGGCCCAGACGAGGACCACACGGCGGCCCTGCAACTCGTGGAGCGGATGAACGCCGTGGAGTTGCGCTGA
- a CDS encoding GNAT family N-acetyltransferase, whose product MTAPTVAEIAALWTAAWPERVPHPRGLADRLGPLEGWAWTRDNAGRLVAFAAFRRPESYAHGHLRLILTHPARRGEGLGHALIRQVRERLGPVPLAVGEERGHFLPGATGANVGFFEHLGFVRTGRISVDMTADVRAPLPPFALSGSLRLTDAREEGILSAVQTLTDRVFSPRWTHDATAVGERSPAQLLALAQSSRVLGFALIGTEEDPAVLPSLLFPDALRAACGAQGLAGGLGPIGIHPELRGGGVGRAFMLAAMHRLRERGAEVMGIDWTGIAPFYEKLGFRVWQTYIHLRLEGQMV is encoded by the coding sequence GTGACGGCGCCCACCGTCGCCGAAATCGCCGCCCTCTGGACCGCCGCCTGGCCGGAGCGGGTGCCTCATCCCCGGGGGCTCGCAGACCGCCTCGGCCCACTGGAAGGCTGGGCGTGGACCCGCGACAACGCGGGGCGGCTCGTCGCCTTCGCCGCCTTTCGCCGCCCCGAAAGTTACGCTCACGGCCACCTGCGCCTGATCCTGACCCATCCCGCGCGCCGGGGAGAGGGGCTGGGGCACGCCCTCATCCGGCAGGTCCGCGAACGTCTCGGTCCCGTCCCACTCGCTGTGGGTGAGGAACGCGGCCATTTCCTGCCCGGAGCCACTGGGGCGAATGTCGGCTTTTTCGAGCATCTGGGCTTTGTCCGCACCGGCCGGATCAGCGTGGACATGACCGCCGATGTGCGTGCGCCGCTGCCTCCGTTCGCCCTGTCTGGTTCCCTGCGCCTCACCGACGCCCGCGAAGAGGGCATTCTGTCCGCCGTTCAGACCCTCACCGACCGTGTGTTCTCCCCCCGGTGGACGCACGACGCCACGGCGGTGGGCGAGCGCTCGCCCGCGCAACTGCTGGCGCTGGCCCAAAGTTCGCGCGTGCTGGGCTTTGCCCTCATCGGCACCGAGGAAGACCCGGCCGTCCTCCCCTCCCTGCTGTTTCCAGACGCCCTGCGCGCGGCCTGTGGAGCGCAGGGCCTTGCGGGCGGCCTCGGTCCCATCGGTATTCATCCTGAGCTGCGCGGCGGCGGCGTGGGCCGGGCCTTTATGCTCGCGGCGATGCACCGCCTGCGGGAGCGGGGAGCCGAGGTGATGGGCATCGACTGGACCGGCATTGCCCCCTTCTACGAGAAGCTGGGGTTCCGGGTATGGCAGACCTACATCCACCTGCGGCTGGAGGGCCAAATGGTCTAA
- the nagZ gene encoding beta-N-acetylhexosaminidase, which yields MISPPPGALVMVDIPGPALDADTAAHLQRHGIRAVCLFGKNVRDAAQLARLCADLREVMGSAALIAIDHEGGAILRPTFWPHAPSAMGLGAADDEALTEEVNAALARQLRSVGINWNFAPVLDVNVNPANPVIGERAYGADPRLVARHGAAALRGHLWAGVAGCVKHFPGHGDTHLDSHLALPRVDRSRAELEAVELAPFRACLPLAPAVMTAHIVYRALDPTHPATLSRAVLTDLLRTEWNYGGVVVTDSMGMQAIDAYYGRGEAAVQALKAGADLVMALGRREVQEETLTAIGTALSGGLSRGEVDASLARLHALAATFPAEADPASDPAADRLLLAGAWARGLTTYRQPAPPPPGTPILLVAPRRVVRENVSEASVDAAMLARELEELYRVTLHDYDDPAALDWNALRSSGTPVLLATTGRHRAPALRGARPDLHLALYNPYAVLDVDAPAVLTYGFRPEARAALLGWLRGGGKAPGRLPFGA from the coding sequence GTGATTTCGCCCCCTCCCGGTGCCCTCGTCATGGTCGACATTCCCGGTCCCGCGCTGGACGCGGACACGGCGGCGCACCTGCAGCGGCACGGCATCCGCGCGGTGTGCCTGTTTGGCAAGAACGTGCGGGACGCCGCGCAGCTCGCCCGGCTGTGCGCGGACCTGCGGGAAGTGATGGGCAGTGCGGCCCTGATTGCCATCGACCACGAGGGCGGGGCCATCCTGCGCCCGACCTTCTGGCCGCACGCTCCCTCGGCGATGGGCCTGGGCGCGGCGGACGACGAGGCCCTGACCGAGGAAGTCAATGCGGCGCTGGCCCGGCAACTGCGCTCGGTGGGCATCAACTGGAATTTCGCCCCCGTTCTCGATGTGAACGTCAATCCGGCCAACCCGGTGATCGGCGAGCGGGCCTACGGAGCGGACCCGCGGCTCGTCGCGCGCCACGGTGCGGCGGCCCTGCGCGGCCACCTTTGGGCGGGCGTCGCCGGCTGTGTCAAGCACTTTCCCGGTCACGGTGACACGCATCTCGACAGCCACCTCGCCCTGCCCCGGGTGGACCGGTCCCGCGCCGAACTCGAAGCGGTGGAACTCGCCCCCTTCCGCGCTTGCCTGCCCCTCGCGCCCGCCGTGATGACCGCCCACATCGTCTACCGCGCCCTGGATCCCACCCATCCCGCCACCTTGTCGCGCGCCGTACTGACGGACCTGCTCCGTACCGAGTGGAACTACGGCGGCGTGGTCGTCACCGACAGCATGGGCATGCAGGCCATCGACGCCTACTACGGCCGGGGCGAGGCGGCGGTGCAGGCCCTGAAGGCCGGAGCGGATCTGGTGATGGCGCTGGGCCGCCGTGAGGTGCAGGAGGAGACGCTCACCGCCATCGGGACCGCGCTGAGCGGTGGGTTGAGCCGCGGGGAGGTGGACGCCAGCCTCGCGCGGTTGCACGCCCTGGCCGCCACTTTTCCGGCGGAGGCAGACCCCGCGTCTGATCCTGCGGCAGACAGGCTCCTGCTCGCCGGAGCGTGGGCGCGGGGCCTGACCACCTACCGTCAGCCCGCGCCGCCTCCGCCCGGCACGCCCATCCTGCTCGTCGCGCCCCGGCGGGTGGTGCGTGAGAACGTCAGCGAGGCGAGCGTGGACGCCGCCATGCTCGCCCGCGAACTGGAAGAGCTCTACCGGGTGACCCTGCACGACTACGACGATCCGGCCGCACTTGACTGGAACGCCCTGCGAAGTTCCGGCACGCCCGTCTTGCTCGCCACCACTGGCCGCCACCGCGCGCCGGCCCTGCGTGGGGCGCGGCCTGACCTGCACCTCGCGCTGTATAACCCCTACGCCGTACTGGACGTAGACGCTCCCGCCGTCCTGACCTACGGCTTTCGCCCGGAGGCCCGCGCGGCCCTGCTGGGCTGGCTCAGGGGAGGGGGGAAAGCGCCCGGCCGCCTTCCCTTCGGCGCGTGA